The Nitrospira tepida genome includes a window with the following:
- a CDS encoding PAS domain S-box protein has product MTDASVIPDKAQVHRHLAMAVIMAGLLGIFTLDSVTPLGYSVWFLYVFPVWYSTRLSPRSAAITLAAAAASSALIVAGYFVSPPGGSILETAAYNRLMGAMVLWVLTAVLLKSRTIEERVRWSQEALKESEAFNRAVVESSPDCMNILDREGRLLSLNPQGLCLMEIENAASVLGRYWWDLWPESSKGTVQAAVQEAVANGTARFQGFCPTAKGTPKWWDVIIGTVRGLDGQPTRLVSTSRDMTVIKRAEEAVSESEERHRVMVEQVRDYAIIMLDPDGRVATWNAGAQRFTGYAQEEVIGKPLSLFFDPQARDAWTVELEQASARGMYEQEGWRMRKDGSRFWAHIVTTPLRDETGTLRGFTKVWRDNTQRKLIETQFQQLVEQSPNGILTVDARGRIALVNRAIERIFGYKREELLNRPVDMLLPERLREEAALQLHRGQAAGETSFKTMDNGAAFSGLHKSGREFPMEMGLTPIETLQGMMTLCTVVDVTERKRAEEAILAANRELEAFTYTVSHDLRAPVRTMAGFARILMEDFGATLDPEAQRHVRTIQKGAQRMGDLIDDLLEFSRVGRAAVDCRPVDLNKLVGEVWTDLKPQREGRAVELTVADLPQCLADRRLLRLVWMNLLANAVKYTAHREQARVEVGWRPDEEAADRIVIHVADNGVGFDQKYVSKLFGVFQRLHRADEFEGTGVGLAIVHRIITRHGGRVWAEGRLGEGATLSFTLEKAL; this is encoded by the coding sequence ATGACGGACGCCTCCGTCATTCCGGATAAGGCGCAGGTGCACCGGCATCTGGCCATGGCGGTCATCATGGCCGGCCTGCTGGGCATCTTCACGCTCGACAGCGTCACGCCGCTGGGCTACTCGGTGTGGTTCCTCTATGTGTTTCCGGTCTGGTATTCGACCAGGCTGTCGCCCCGGTCGGCGGCGATCACGCTCGCCGCCGCGGCCGCTTCGTCGGCCTTGATCGTCGCGGGCTATTTCGTGAGCCCGCCCGGTGGGTCGATTCTGGAGACGGCCGCCTATAACCGGCTGATGGGCGCGATGGTTCTCTGGGTGCTGACCGCCGTGCTGCTGAAGTCAAGGACGATTGAAGAGCGGGTCCGCTGGTCTCAAGAGGCGCTCAAGGAAAGCGAAGCCTTCAACCGCGCTGTCGTGGAGAGCAGTCCGGATTGCATGAACATTCTGGACCGGGAAGGCCGTCTCTTGAGCCTCAACCCCCAGGGGCTCTGTCTCATGGAAATCGAGAATGCAGCCTCGGTCCTTGGACGATATTGGTGGGATCTCTGGCCCGAATCCTCGAAAGGGACGGTTCAGGCCGCCGTGCAGGAGGCGGTGGCCAACGGGACGGCCCGGTTTCAAGGGTTCTGTCCGACGGCCAAGGGCACGCCCAAGTGGTGGGATGTGATCATCGGCACCGTCCGGGGGCTTGATGGGCAGCCGACGAGGCTGGTTTCGACCTCACGCGATATGACCGTCATCAAACGGGCCGAGGAAGCCGTGAGCGAGAGCGAGGAGCGGCACAGGGTGATGGTCGAACAGGTCCGCGACTACGCCATCATCATGCTCGATCCGGACGGACGCGTCGCGACGTGGAACGCCGGCGCGCAGCGCTTCACCGGCTATGCACAGGAGGAAGTTATCGGAAAACCCCTGTCATTGTTCTTCGATCCTCAGGCGCGCGACGCTTGGACGGTTGAGCTGGAGCAGGCGTCGGCCCGCGGGATGTATGAACAGGAAGGGTGGCGGATGCGGAAGGACGGGTCACGTTTCTGGGCCCATATCGTGACGACGCCGCTCCGGGACGAGACGGGCACCCTGCGGGGATTCACCAAGGTGTGGAGGGACAATACCCAGCGCAAGCTCATCGAGACGCAGTTCCAGCAGCTTGTCGAGCAATCGCCGAACGGCATCTTGACGGTCGACGCTCGAGGCCGGATTGCGCTCGTGAACCGGGCGATCGAACGGATCTTCGGCTACAAGCGAGAGGAATTGCTCAATCGTCCCGTTGACATGCTCCTGCCGGAGCGCCTGCGGGAAGAAGCTGCGCTTCAACTTCATCGCGGGCAGGCCGCCGGTGAAACATCCTTCAAGACCATGGACAACGGAGCGGCCTTTTCCGGTCTGCATAAGAGCGGGAGGGAATTTCCCATGGAGATGGGGCTGACGCCGATCGAGACTCTTCAGGGCATGATGACGCTCTGCACCGTCGTGGACGTGACCGAACGCAAGAGGGCGGAGGAGGCGATCCTGGCTGCGAATCGCGAGTTGGAAGCCTTTACCTACACGGTCTCGCACGACCTGCGGGCTCCGGTCCGGACTATGGCCGGGTTCGCGAGGATCTTGATGGAAGATTTCGGGGCGACGTTGGATCCGGAAGCTCAGCGCCATGTGCGGACGATCCAGAAGGGCGCGCAGCGCATGGGCGACTTGATCGACGATCTGCTGGAGTTTTCCCGGGTCGGCCGGGCTGCGGTAGATTGCCGGCCCGTGGACCTGAACAAACTCGTGGGAGAGGTGTGGACGGACCTGAAGCCGCAGCGGGAAGGGAGGGCCGTCGAGTTGACGGTCGCCGACCTGCCCCAGTGCCTGGCGGACCGCCGCCTGTTGCGGCTGGTCTGGATGAACCTGCTCGCCAATGCCGTCAAGTATACGGCGCATCGGGAACAGGCGCGGGTCGAAGTCGGGTGGCGGCCCGATGAAGAGGCGGCGGATCGGATCGTCATCCATGTGGCGGACAACGGCGTGGGGTTCGATCAGAAATATGTGAGCAAGCTGTTCGGCGTGTTTCAGCGGCTGCATCGCGCCGATGAATTCGAGGGCACCGGCGTCGGATTGGCGATCGTGCACCGCATCATCACGCGGCACGGCGGCCGGGTGTGGGCGGAAGGCCGGCTCGGCGAAGGCGCGACGCTCTCTTTCACCTTGGAGAAGGCCCTATGA